A single window of Magnetococcales bacterium DNA harbors:
- a CDS encoding DUF420 domain-containing protein, with amino-acid sequence MYSILALLPHMEAVIVGITLVVILVGVGAIRSGHALVHRRCMLGATAFSVVFLFLYLLDHAISGMRPFPGHGWLRPVFFTILISHVGAAIVLLPLLFQTLRHAYRQQWPEHRQWVRKTLPVWLYVSTTGLVVYLMTHHLPYP; translated from the coding sequence ATGTATTCCATTCTGGCCCTTTTGCCGCACATGGAAGCGGTGATTGTAGGTATCACGTTGGTCGTCATTCTGGTGGGTGTGGGGGCCATTCGTTCCGGGCATGCGCTTGTTCACCGGCGGTGCATGTTGGGGGCGACAGCGTTTTCCGTGGTGTTCTTGTTTCTCTATCTGCTGGATCATGCCATTTCCGGCATGCGGCCATTTCCAGGCCACGGGTGGTTGCGCCCCGTGTTTTTCACCATTCTGATCTCCCATGTGGGTGCGGCCATCGTTTTGTTGCCCCTTCTTTTTCAAACCCTGCGGCATGCTTATCGGCAACAGTGGCCGGAACATCGCCAATGGGTCCGGAAGACCTTGCCTGTTTGGTTGTATGTTTCCACGACGGGCCTCGTGGTCTACCTGATGACGCACCATCTACCCTATCCCTGA